A window of the Polaribacter batillariae genome harbors these coding sequences:
- a CDS encoding putative LPS assembly protein LptD produces the protein MQTNLSYILLFCCFFFIKLGFSQEIKSTKKIAVPAGKKDSISTLKKDSILLRKKDSISLDTIKPKESIEDIITHIATDYTIQNAKNKTVTLYNEANITYTDIDLKAGIIIVDYKKNTLFAKGIKDSTGYVQRPIFKQGNQETEQDSIVYNFKTKRALIYGLKTKQGEMFTYGEKTKRVNDSTIYIRKIRFTTSEKKNPDYYIATNKAKLVPGKKIIVGSSNLVLADIPTPLILPFAYFPLSEKSVSGFLIPAFDTGSTDRGIGFQNGGYYFAISNYIDLAITGDVYSNGTWGFRANSNYNKRYRFNGSFSFNFENIISGIRGFESFSKANNFNLRWSHNQDQKASPNSRFTASVNLGSSRFFRESLNQSNISQSLTNTFNSSVNYSKTFVGTPFNMNVTATHQQNTNTNQITMTLPSLTLNMNRIYPFAGKDGVKKNPIQKMGFNYTMQGQYLINTNEDDFLTAKMFETARSGMQHKTGTNTNLKAFKYFTISPSANYEESWNFNYIEKEYDPINARVRTDSLTGFKSFRTYNLGASLSTNIYGTFNFKRGKLKTIRHTFRPSISYSYRPDFGSQFVRQVRRSADPLDFEKYTIFDNSLYRAPSVGLSNSIGISLNNVLEAKVAPSDPDSDEEDEKITLLNNLNFNTSYNIAADSLRWSNISFSAGTRFFKDKLAININGSLDPYKTIESNGTAVRIDEFNPGFPRLTNASLTANYSISSKDFKKDKGEKDKNTNNNSGNNPPDIIGDDINPADLLNRRNNANSSKENKNKTAELYNSDIPWSINLAYSTNYVNNGLDGGSIGVNSLIFSGNLELSPKWKVGYSSGYDFKGGAFTFSRFNFSRDLDSWRFNFNWVPFGTNSSYTFFIGVKSSVLADLKWDKNKPPDRRLF, from the coding sequence TTGCAAACAAACCTATCATACATACTTTTATTTTGCTGCTTCTTTTTTATAAAGTTAGGGTTTTCTCAAGAGATAAAATCAACAAAAAAAATAGCAGTTCCCGCTGGTAAAAAAGACAGTATTTCTACTCTTAAAAAAGACTCTATTTTACTTCGAAAAAAAGACAGCATTTCTTTAGACACCATAAAACCTAAAGAAAGCATCGAAGATATTATTACACATATCGCTACAGATTACACAATTCAAAATGCAAAAAACAAAACAGTTACTTTGTATAATGAAGCTAATATTACTTATACTGATATAGATTTAAAGGCAGGAATTATAATTGTAGATTACAAAAAAAATACCTTATTTGCTAAAGGAATAAAAGACAGTACAGGCTATGTACAGCGTCCTATTTTTAAACAAGGCAATCAAGAAACCGAACAAGATTCTATTGTTTATAATTTTAAAACAAAAAGAGCTTTAATTTACGGCTTAAAAACCAAACAAGGTGAAATGTTTACTTATGGCGAAAAGACCAAAAGAGTAAATGATTCGACCATATATATTCGAAAAATACGTTTTACAACATCAGAAAAGAAAAACCCTGATTACTACATAGCAACAAACAAAGCAAAATTAGTGCCAGGTAAAAAAATTATTGTGGGTTCTAGTAATTTGGTTTTAGCAGACATACCCACTCCTTTAATTTTACCTTTTGCTTATTTTCCTTTATCAGAAAAAAGTGTTTCTGGTTTTTTAATTCCTGCTTTTGACACTGGTAGTACAGATAGAGGAATTGGGTTTCAAAATGGTGGTTATTATTTTGCCATTAGCAATTATATAGATCTTGCTATAACAGGCGATGTTTATTCTAATGGAACTTGGGGTTTTCGAGCCAACTCTAATTACAACAAAAGGTATCGTTTTAACGGTTCTTTTAGTTTTAACTTCGAAAATATAATTAGTGGAATTCGTGGTTTCGAAAGCTTTTCTAAAGCTAATAACTTTAATTTACGTTGGTCGCATAATCAAGATCAAAAAGCGAGTCCTAATTCTAGATTTACTGCTTCTGTTAATTTAGGAAGTAGTCGTTTCTTTAGAGAATCTTTAAACCAGTCTAATATTTCTCAATCGCTAACCAATACTTTTAACTCTTCTGTAAATTATAGTAAAACTTTTGTGGGAACCCCCTTTAACATGAACGTTACTGCGACACATCAACAAAATACAAATACAAACCAAATTACAATGACTTTGCCTTCTTTAACCTTAAATATGAATCGAATTTATCCGTTCGCAGGCAAAGATGGTGTCAAGAAAAATCCAATTCAAAAAATGGGTTTTAATTATACAATGCAAGGACAGTATTTAATAAATACCAACGAAGATGATTTTTTAACGGCTAAAATGTTTGAAACTGCTAGGTCTGGAATGCAACATAAAACAGGTACCAACACAAACTTAAAGGCTTTTAAATATTTTACAATTTCTCCAAGCGCAAATTACGAAGAGTCTTGGAATTTTAATTATATCGAAAAAGAATATGACCCTATTAATGCAAGAGTTAGAACAGACTCTTTAACTGGTTTTAAGTCTTTTAGAACCTATAATTTAGGGGCCAGTTTATCTACAAACATCTATGGTACTTTTAACTTTAAAAGAGGAAAATTAAAAACAATTAGACACACTTTTAGGCCTTCTATATCGTATTCTTACAGACCCGATTTTGGTAGCCAATTTGTAAGGCAAGTTCGAAGAAGTGCAGATCCTTTAGATTTTGAAAAATATACAATTTTCGATAACAGTTTATACAGAGCACCATCTGTTGGGTTAAGTAATTCTATTGGAATTTCTTTAAACAATGTTTTAGAAGCCAAAGTCGCCCCAAGTGATCCTGATAGCGATGAAGAAGATGAAAAAATTACACTCTTAAACAATTTAAATTTTAATACTTCTTACAATATTGCCGCAGATAGTTTGCGATGGTCTAACATTAGTTTTTCTGCAGGAACCCGTTTTTTTAAAGATAAATTAGCCATTAATATAAACGGTTCTTTAGATCCGTACAAAACCATCGAATCTAATGGAACTGCTGTAAGAATCGACGAATTTAACCCTGGTTTTCCAAGATTAACAAACGCAAGTTTAACGGCAAATTACTCTATTTCTAGTAAAGATTTTAAGAAAGATAAAGGAGAAAAAGATAAAAACACCAACAATAATTCTGGTAACAATCCGCCAGATATTATTGGAGACGATATCAATCCAGCAGATTTGTTAAATCGTAGAAATAACGCAAATTCTTCTAAAGAAAATAAAAATAAAACTGCCGAGCTTTATAATTCGGACATTCCTTGGTCTATTAATTTAGCTTACTCTACAAACTATGTAAACAATGGTCTTGATGGCGGAAGCATAGGAGTAAATAGTTTAATTTTTAGCGGTAATTTAGAACTGTCTCCAAAATGGAAAGTTGGTTATTCTTCTGGGTACGATTTTAAAGGTGGTGCCTTTACTTTTTCGAGATTTAACTTTTCGAGAGATTTAGATAGTTGGAGATTTAATTTTAACTGGGTTCCTTTTGGTACAAATTCTTCTTACACCTTTTTTATTGGTGTAAAATCTTCTGTTTTAGCAGACTTAAAATGGGATAAAAACAAACCACCAGACAGAAGGTTGTTTTAG